The window ctctctctctctctctctctctctctctctctctctctctctcttcaacttcaATACTTTGTTTCAACGCTTTCaaatgtactttttattttttgacatatCTCCTTCttgggtattctctctctctctctctctctctctctctctctctctctctctctctctctctctctctcctctctccctggAACATGTTTCGCCATTGTCCGCTACTTTTTCGTGCGAATAAAGTTGTTCTCACTTCCAACCGATTTCTTCTTAACAACCTACCGTTCGGGAAAGAGCATTTCTCGAAAGGTGAAATGTCACCATTTCTTTGAGAGAACATGCCCACACGCGCGCGCGAACAcacttacataaacacacacacacaaacacacatacacgtgtacaCGTACACACCCGCGATTATCTGTTGTTCTCTATTTCATATTAATGTAgaatgaaaaacaagtatttatttggtttttatttatttattcattaattttcaatcttaGACGCAAAGAATGAATAGTGGAACTAATccacaaatatgtaaatataaataatatttatctatattttatatatgtttgttaagTAATATTTGTCTGTATtaatttttgatatatttgtttttcttcgaaACAAAATAATTGCGTAAATCAATAGATAAAGTGacttagaaacaaataatattatttatacttaattctttatttaaactaatctaaactaatattcataaaatcttCCAGTTGCATAATCCTTCAAAGGAGGCATTGATCAGTGATGctacgtagtctctctctctctctctctctctctctctctctctctctctctctctctctctctccatgaaagaACATACAACTACCACCAACACCAAGGCGTTTAATTGTTTcctgttttatgaaaaatggaaagagaatcctgacggaaaagaaatgaaaatatctgaaaacgtGTCAGAGAGATCAACTTCAGCTACACGAGAATCCTGGCGTCATTTCGTATCATTAGACATCGTTCGGTCTCAAAATTAATCGGGTCTTATTGTATGGCCAAGGTTGTTATTGAAGAGTGCCAGAAAAAATGTAGTTTCAGTTTTTCTATAAAAACTGTTGTACttgattttgtctgtccgtccgcactttttctgtccgccctcagatcttaaaactactgaggctgagggctgctggggtggtatgtggatcatccaacctttcagtcatcaaacataccaaaagtgcagccctctagccccagtagtttttatttcatttaaggttaaagttagccgtgatcgtgcttctggcaacgcaacaacaaaggccaccatgGCAGCTGGTTCAAGatccatgggtcgcggctcatacagaactataccgagaccaccgaaagatagatctattttcggtggccttgattatacgttctATGGAAAActcgcatattttacttgtttttctaatgATTTGATGGTAGCTGATAATCATTTTCTTGAACTGGTCTTTTTGATTTGCATGTTCGTGTGTTTTTTCTTACAGTGTTTTCAACaaattttttgacaaaattcTTTTCGTAGTTTTTTGAGGGAGTTTTTCTCATCTTGTCTTTCGATTGATGGTTTGAATAacaattctatttttcttattaggGTCGcccaaaactgttttttttaattgattcgTTTATCCAAAAGTGTTTTGAAACTGTTtgaacgcaatttttttttttttgagtaaattcATCTCTGGTCAGTTGTTTTTTTACCAACTTTTTTTCCAAACACATTACAACAAAAACTTCTCTGACCGTTTGCTTTTGCAATATGTTTTCccacaaaaactttaaattttaattttttaattttaatttagatttttatcatTCAGCCAGattcttttaaagtaaataattcaACTAGAGCCTTATTcttgaagtttgtttttaaaaggaTGTTCCCCCCCCCCCAGAAGCTTTTTCAGGGTCAGtgatttttcaaaagatattCTTGCCAGGacgtattttttcactgagtatttttttccaataacaggatttggaaaatacatttttttattcataaaatgtatgttgttattattattatatttatattattattattattattattattattattattattattattattattattattattattattatttccttgagtGTTCTTCCCAATAACAGGATTTGGAAAATAAATGGTTTTCTATTTTTactcataaaatgtatattattattattattattattattattattattattattattattattattattattattatttccctgaGGTTTTTCCCAATAACAGAGTTTGGAAAATACAcggttttctattttttactcataaagtgtatattattattattattattattattattattattattattattattattattattattattattattattattatttccctgaGTGTTTTTTCCCAATAACAGGATTTGGAAAATACACGGTTTTCTATTTTTACTCATaaagtgtatattattattattattattattattattattattattattattattattattattattattattaaaatcgttgttgctgttgttattactttgtaaaataatcccaatagaaaataaaattttgtaaaaaataaaaaaagaaaaaactttttatgcGACAGGGATCATGGGGCAAACGTGATGTACCAGCAGAGACATTGGAGGAGCTGGAGAAGCGAGCCGGATGGTCCAGTCTTCAGGTGAGCTCCTGACTGGTCCCATGTTTATGTATCCTTAAAGGATTTATGTTTATGTATCCTTgaagatttcatttttatatatccttgaagatttcatttttatatatccttAAGGACTTCACTGTTTATGTATccttgaagattttatttttatgtatcctTGAAGATTTAGTTTTTATGTATCCTTAAGGATTTCACTGTGTTTATGTATCTTTGAAGATTTCATGTTTATGTATCCTTGAAGATTTCATGTTTATGTACCCTTAAAGATTTCATGTTTATGTATCTTTAAAGATTTCATGTTTATGTATCCttaaagatttcatttttatgtatccttaaagatttcatttttatgtatcctTAAGGACTTCACTATGTTTATGTATCCTTGAAGATTTCGTTTGTATGTATCCTTAATGACTTCACCATGCTTATGTGTTTTGCTGTAATGAACGAGTTATTTCAAGCAATGTTATTGTTGTCATTGTTATTGCATATTCAGCTCCTACTTACGAGACTTTCTCAACTCACGCCTTTCCCCAACAGGGATCTTAAAAGAGGCGGAAGAACCCTCCACGGCGCCTGGAAACGTTGGCTTCGTAGACTCCCCCGACGACTTCACAGATGAGGACGAGcaggaacaggaagaagaagagctgCAGAGGGCGCTGCTGTCTCCCGTGGCCTTAGCTAGACTCATGAAGGCCACGCCCCAGAAGCGCGGGTGGTCCATCTGGGGCAAGAAGCCCGATTATCCTGCAAGGGTGTCTCCCCGTTCAACTAATTGGTCCAGTCTCAGAGGTGAGCGAACTGGGAGTGAGTTTTCTTAGAGCTCTAGAGTGGGACTGGATAGGTCTTAGAAACAGGGGTTTGCACTTTTAAAAGGTGGACCGATCTCATCGTGACCAACTGGATCTCTTATCATTTATCTGAGAATAATGAGTCATGTTTTGGAAACTCTAGATGGTCTTCAGAAGCTGGTCTGTTACAGGTACGGTTTTGACTAGAAAGAGAGGTTCATTTCTGAGAGATCTGGACTAGGGCTGGAAAGGTCCCATTCCAGATAGGTCTTAGATAGGTCTTAAAAATATAGTCCGATCTTACTGGGAGCAACGAGGAAAATGGGTCTGTTTTGTAAGCTCCAAATGGATTTTGAATACTGTTGCAAGTATGGttttaactggaaaaaaaagcaTGTATTAAATGCATCTACTGAAATCAAGAAACTGGTCTTAGTTTTTTCAGCTAGAAAAATCGTGGCTTGTTTAAGTATGTGACTAGAGAAAGTATCTTAGGCTCAGTAAACttgtcataaagataatgattcATTAAGAAAGATAGTGGCCCAGTATCATAGGTAGCAAAGGGACTTGAGAAACTTTGATTAGAGATAATTAATTGATTCAGTTTTTGTTATTGCACACAGTATCAGGTATACAACAACTTGTTTAAcgttaaaattaattctgtataATGGTTGTCCCAGTCCTAgattcttacataaaaaaattatttttgaaatgattttttttttccaaaagttcaGTTAAGATAATCCTTACTCTTGGTCAATACCTGTTGGAAATGTCACACTTTCTCTGCCTACGGGTGaacgggactctctctctctctctctctctctctctctctctctctctctctctctctgtcacaggtCTTACCCCACAGCTTTCCCCTCTTCCAACAGGTACCTGGGGAAAGCGCAGTGCAGATTGGAGTAGTCTGAGGGGAGCCTGGGGAAAGAAAAACACTGATTGGTCACAGTTCCGAGGATCTTGGGGAAAGCGAGCTCTAGGTAAGTAGTAGCAGTAATCAGCTGTTTTTGACATTTCAAAGGTTATGATGTCACCTgtgtttgctttttttgtttgtagTCAGCCTCCCTAAGAAGGTTTCGCTGTCATCAgcggttgtttgtttgtttgtttgtagtcTACCTCCATAAGAAGGTTATGCTGTTAtctaaatttgtttgtttatagtcTGCCTCTCTAAATATGACGTGCTATcctccgtttgtttgtttgtttgttcctacTTTGTCTACCTTTCATAGTACAGGATTTCACCTGCGCTTAATCTCCAAAGTAGATTTAAATCTTCACAAACATTGTCCCGTTCGCTCGTTTGTGCGTTCATTCAATTTTCTGTATGTGCTGTAATTTTTCTGGTGAtggtttagttttctgtttgtgatttaatatttatgtttttactttaatttttctctttgtgcttaaattattttgtttgtgctGTAATTTTTCTCACTGTGCTTAAATTTTTTTGCTTGTGCTTGCAGTTTTGTTTGTTCATAAATGTCCTGCTTGTGCttttaatgtttatgtttgtttactggtaataagtttttaattttactttgttttgtttcatatgtttttttattcagtttctggtATCAGTTCTGTTTATTATAAAGAATATCCGGAATATGTTCGACTGGTTTTCacgaaatatttttggaaattgcCAGAGATTTTACTGTGGATCGGGATCTAGAGGCATTACTCTTCCCTCTGGTGGCATGTCACTCTTGCGACCTCACACCTTCGGTAAATCGAAACATAAGTActaggttctatatatatatatatatatatatatatatatatatatatatatatatatatatacaatgtgtatatatgcatatgtatatattaatataaacaaataatatatatatattatatatatatatatatatatatatatatatatatatatatatatatatatatatatatatatatatatatatatatatatatatatatatatacacagttacaTCCTGGCTGAGATCACTACAGTCATCTAACTACCAGGTGCATATTTCACTCCTTAAGTCAACCCAGCCACAATGTCCTTTATCGGAGCGTCCCATCAGCCCGTCCTAGCCCGGGAGTCGAGcctcggacagagagagagagagagagagagagagagagagagagagagagagagagagagagagagagagagagagagagagattcctatctTCACTTTTTGCTTAACATTCTCTAGATGTCAGTCACGATTCTCCCGTGAAATTCCGAAGttctgaagttattattattattattattattattattattattattattaatgtcagtgtcagtatatgtatattgtcagaGTTAGTGCATGCATCTGAGTGCACGGTTGAATTGCATGTACAAATGTCATTGCTTGTCATTGCATTGGGACCTTCATGCTTAACTAATagtttttctttccacttttctaTCCTTTTCTATATTCTCGTTTTTCTGACCTTTCCTGTTGTGACACCAAATCTATATACAGAAGAGATGGTTAAATAAGACTAATTTCTCACTCATTGTTTACCAGTCACTCAGTTTAGAGttccaaaaacaataaattttattgttgtttgtatttttttatctatttatatattctcgTGTTTTTCTGACCTTTCCTTCCGTGACACCAAATCTATAAAATTGGGAAACGATTCTAAGACTAATTTCTTATTGATTGTTTACCAGTTACTGAGCTTAGAGTCTCACAAACAATTAATTCTCTCATTTCTATTATAAGCAGCTTACATACAAACAAGTTATTCTGTAATTAGAAGGCGGCAAAGAGTAGCGTAGATGAATAATTAGTCACTTCATTTAGTAAACtagaattaatataattatgcTTCTTTATCACTCCTGTCAGTCGCTGGAATGATAAAGATTTTCAAAGTGGAATGGTCCAAGAAGTTACgtaatattgaataataaatattttaacgtTTTTTAAATCTTATGTGCAGTAATTCCCAAGCTTTACGGtttaactaattattattatttatttatttattcatttatatactcatttattttatagCCAGCATTATGCATGGCGCATGTATTCAATATATCTTCCTGGGAGCCTATGTTGCGCACTTAACTAAATATATCTTTAGTTCaagattttcaataatatatttcaggCACAGTAAGatgtttcctttaattattattattattattgctgctgttgtttagTCATCACTACAAACTGTACTTCTGAATCAAaacgagatttaaaaaaaaaacttatttctcaGTTCCTAGAATTGATCTTTCATTATTCAGTCCTCTTGGGAACGACAGAAATGTCCTAAAGCCTTCAACCTTCACCTTTGAGCCTTTGAAAACTTGACCCTTAACCTTTAACCCTTGAGCCCTGAGGCTCGAGAAGCTTCTCCTTGGAGGAATACCTTGGAAGAGGAGATCAAGACGCCTTCTTCGGTAATTACTTTGAGCCTAGACCCTTGACCTTTGAGCTTTGAGAGTCTTGACCTTTGAGCTTTGAGAACCTTGATCCTTGAGCTTTGGGAGCCTTGACCCTTGAGATTTGAGAGCCTTGACCCTTGAGCTTTGGGAGCCTTGACCCTTGAGCTTTGGGAACCTTGACTCGTGAGCTTTGGGAGCCTTGGCCCTTGAGCTTTGAGAGTCTTGACTCGTGAGCTTTGGGAACCTTGACCCTTGAGCTTTGAGAGCCTTGACTCGTGAGCTTTGGGAACCTTGACCCTTGAGCTTTGAGAGCCTTGAACCTTGACCTTTAACCCTTGAGCCTCGAGAAGCTTCTCCTTGGTGGAATACTTTCGAGGAGGAGATTAGGACCCCTTCTTCGGTAATTACCTTGAGCCTCGACCCTTGACCCTTGAGCTTTAAGagccttgacctttgacctttcacCCTTGAGCCATGAGCCACGAGAAGCTTCTCATCAGAGGAACACCTTGAAGACGCCTTCTTCAGGTAGTCATCCTGACGGGATTCTCACActgttttttatctttctctcgcTGCTACAGGTGAAGACGACGCCGGCGCCCCACAGACAGCCTAAGCAAGGAGAAACATCAGCAAGAAGCAACAGGACCCCTCAGAACTATAGAGTTTTGGATTTCGTTTccttcttttgtgttttattttgtcgGCAAAATTTTGACAGAATATTGCGCTCCATAATCGTCATTGCTCTTATGTTTTCGGTTTTTCCAGTTTTGAAGAtgttggatatataaatatatatatatatatatatgagtgttcgATGTCAAATGATTAAGAAATGTTCTATTGAACTGTCCATATGGAAATATGTACAACTTTAGAAATTACATATATCAATAGGTTATATATACGCATGTAAACATACagtccatatatgtatatatatatatatgttggcacgtatgtgtatgtgtgtatatgtatgaatgaatgtaccATTTGCCTTCTGGGAAAATcgtattgtgtatgtatgcacaattAAATGTGTAACTCaaataatacattaacaaataaatattagaaataaaggcagtattatatttttatttgcagaacatatatcgatataaatatatatgcatagttatatgtatatttatatatatgtatatatgtaatatatatatacatagagtatgcatagaaatatacatatatataaaattatatataaaagtgtatgtgtgtatagaattATCAGTATTGTTATTCTTGTAGGACTCCTTCAGACATATCGTTTGCGCAGACTTTATAATATTGAGTCGCATTTCGGAAAAATCAAAAACATTTCTCAATAGAGACTGGTATCAATCTGTTTGGCAGACGCCCGCCCTTCCCACAGTGAAGGGCGGGGCGGGgagacacgtaaaataaaccttgttaatatttgttttgtatttaatcagttcaaataaaatattgaaaaccttcCCCATTTTGTATCTCTCTTTTGTTTACGTTAGACGCCATCTTGGTTTGGGAAAGTTGCCAGATGTTCGGTTATGCGAAGATTTTTCACGGGGCTGTTGCCATTTCATGGTCGACGTCTGAAGGATAACTGAGTAAGGAGTAGAAATCTTAAAAGGTTTGGTGGTATTCCGTAAGCCTAAACGATTGATTAGTCTTAGACGTCCAGAAGATTGGTCGAtccatgaaattcaggctgtcaagccaagcactgggggattttcagccattcagagcttaagacagtggaaagagggaTTGGAGTGTTCTGACAGCAAGACAAAATAGACtcggaaaacaaaggaaatttatgCAAGGACTTAAAGGTGGAACCGGGAGAAAACTTCACGaaggtgctggacagcaagattgaagaaaggaagcggacatggaggtaaagtaaaaggttaaaattttagtagatgcagttaggggtcgaagggacggcgcaaacaccctttaataatgcctacagtgcaccatgtgaggtgcactgacgacactacttcCCTACGGGGTGGGTGTCTTGACGACTGCACTGGAGGGATGATCATTTAGAAGTATGCCCATCTAGATAGCCTATATACTCGTCTAGATATTATCTAGACTCATATTTTGAATctgtaaaatatatggaatgtgTGAACTTCTAGAATCTAGATATTTGGAATAAGGATTAACAATACTAGTCTTCTAGAAAATGGCATACTAGATGTTTTGACATTTGTTCAACTTACCTGATTGTGTGGAGTATTAGATATCTAGGAAAACTGACGAAGTATTAATATCTAGAAGACTATACAGTATTTCTCTATTGAACACAAGCCCCAGAGGGGAGAAGGGGAATCGTTCCTCCTGAGGACTTCACTAAACCAAGAAGTATCCTTTAATCCTTTTGTTTCTAGTCAGCAATCTAAGAATCCTATAGTATTAAATATTGGAGTCGAAATTGGTTATTCATGCATATTTGTCCTCATGTGAAATCACTTGAACGAAGCAACTGACACCAGTTTTTGACCAAAACAGATGTTTTCCAGGTACCTGGTGCAAAGGTTGGCGGAAAGGTGCTGAAAGATACCTTAAAAATATGCCAGCAACACACATCAGTAacatatcgcatacatatcacatacaggttgaaaacaagtcagtgactgtaagtggagaacgaatctttggcaaatgttggATGATCgtgtgaagcactggttaggaccaCCAACAAGTCGTTGGCTTGCAtataacctgtttgtgatatgtgggACAAGTTGACCAAGATTGTCACAAAAATCGAAGTCATGCAACTCAGCCATAGCTCTGACAAGTTGACCAAGATTGGCACTGAAATCGAACTCATACATTGCTGATAGTGTGTGATGTCACCTGAATTGGTTATATGGTGAGAAGATTTGCACTACCTAGCCGATTATGAATTTCTTGATGCTCGTTTGGTATCAGCTGAACTATTGGTAAGACTATTGGCTAGTTGGTTCACAGTGGAGCAGCCAGGTTCTGAAATTGGCTAAAGCTAGTACTTGTATGACGCAGCTTAGTTTTGCACCATGTAACCAGTGCTGGTGACTGGATCAGTCGAGTGACGCCATCGCTCATATTGTGCACTTCTGCTGTTAAGGAGTGCACAGTTATTATGGTGGGGTCACAAAAATTTCAGCAAAATGGTGGAGCCTAGTAAAGTGCTTCTAATTGAGGATAAattagcgatatatatatatatatatatatatatatatatatatatatatatatatatatatatatatatatatatatatatatatatatatatgcagtggtgtgtgaggtgGTTGTATCTTTGTAAAAATGCTGTAATGGACAAAGTCCTTTCCAGTGGTCTTTGTGCTTTGCTTGTCCTCATTTCTTCTGCTTACATTGCTGGGAGCATCATCTGATTCGATTTCGAAAGGAAAGTGAAGAAAACGAAATTTTCAAACCATCAGAGGAGTTTAGGGACTCTGAGCAAGAACTTTCACCTTGAATGGAAAACGGATGGGCAGTTGTACTGTACAGTCAACGCACTTGCAGAGGCGCTGAAGCTGGAATGACTGGAGGTTTCCTGGAAACTGAAACCGGTGATGGTAGACAGAAGTTGCGGCTACTGGTGAAATTGTTCGAAAGGGCAAGTTAGCAACGAATGCTAAAAAGACCAAGAGAGTGTAGGGGAGTAGATAGGAAGAAGACGAAAGAGGCTTATTATTGCGAATGGTGAAAACTGATGATAGAAGTCTGAGTAAGATGAAACAGTTGTTTCATTAGAGAATACCTAATTAAGCACATATCAGAATCTGTTAAATGAGTCACAGAGCGTCAAGGTGAATGATGCACTATATGTAGACGTAATCGACGTCCTACTGATGAGGATTTTAGTAAACGTGTGAAGAAGTAGCTTTGCAACTACGGAAACCTTTTTGGAAAATGGCTTCACTTTTGATTTAGCAGTTTTAGGATAAATATGAAAGCGACCAGGGTCTTGATATCTCATGTAAAAATCAGTTTTCGTAAATGGAACctgtatttcatttgaaaaagatttatgtatatatatatattatatttatatctgaatttctgactcacattggaaCCAAACcctgtctttcaagtgagagtccaggacgTTAGCAATTCgacccatgtgttcatttccctatatatatatatatatatatatatatatatatatatatatatatatatatatatatatatatatatatatatatatatatatatatatatatatatatatatagaacgtgtGCTCCAGATGCTTGCATGCTTGCATTTACTTAT of the Macrobrachium rosenbergii isolate ZJJX-2024 chromosome 49, ASM4041242v1, whole genome shotgun sequence genome contains:
- the Mip gene encoding prothoracicostatic peptides, whose translation is MPLVSFQVPEDKRAGWNKFQGSWGKRSDEMTDADLQMAEDKRANWNKFQGSWGKRDGDYEMAEDKRANWNKFQGSWGKRDGDFDAEDEKRGNWKNFQGSWGKRGDELDAEEKRANWNKFQGSWGKRNSWSSLQGSWGKRDVPAETLEELEKRAGWSSLQISCLWILKEAEEPSTAPGNVGFVDSPDDFTDEDEQEQEEEELQRALLSPVALARLMKATPQKRGWSIWGKKPDYPARVSPRSTNWSSLRGTWGKRSADWSSLRGAWGKKNTDWSQFRGSWGKRALGEDDAGAPQTA